GAAAATAAAAGAAAAATTTCTTTGCTTAGCAGTGATATTGACAATGATGGTGTTTCCGACTATTTTGACAAAGATCTTGAAACTCCAGAAGGAGTGAAGGTTGATGTAAATGGAAAAGCTTTAGATACTGATGGAGATGGTATTGCTGATTATCTCGACAAAGAACCATTTTCAGATGTAGGCGCAATTGTTAATGAAGAGGGGATTTCAATTGACACCGATGAAGATGGTGTTCCTGATCATCGTGACCTGGATCCAAATACTGACAAAGATATGCTTGTGAATTTCCAGGGTGTACCCATTGGAGGTAAAGGCTCAATGTCTGGTATCCGTGGTGGATCTTTGGGATTTTTACCTGCCATATTCTTTTCATTTGACAATGCTTCTGTTAAAACAGAATTCCTTTCCCACTTGAGTCTGGTTGCTGAAGCAATGAAGAATAATACTGGTGCTAACTTACGTGTTATTGGCTATACTGATCCTGTTGGTTCTGCAGATTACAATCATTCCTTAGGACTAAGAAGAGCTCAGGCTGTTATTAATTTGCTCAGTTTGCAGGGTGTTGATGCTTCTCGATTCGAAGCTGTTAGCAAGGGAGCAACAGAGCCTTTAACAGATGTCAGATCTGCTGATGCCAATAGATTGAATAGAAGAGTCCAGTTTGAAATTATTAGCGGTTCCATTGAACCTCCAGTCGATACTGACATGGAAGAATCAATTGATGATTTTGAAGAAGTACCTACTGAATAATATCAAATTAAACAAATAATTACAGGCCTTCCTTTGTGAAGGCCTTTTTTTTGAGATGTTGGTAAACATGATAAATCATGATGCCTGCTGCTACACTTACATTTAAAGAATGTTTGGTGCCTTCCTGTGGTATTTCTACACACAAATCAAGTAAGTTCATTATATTGTCACTAATTCCCGAAACTTCATTGCCAAGAATTATTGCATATTTTATGTTCTGATTTGGAATAAAATCTTCAATTTGAATTTGTTTGTCAGCTTGCTCCAATCCAACAATATGGTAATTATCTTCTTTAAGATTTAATATTGTTTGATAAATATCTTTTGAATACTCCCAAAAAACCGATTCCGTTGCGCCTAAAGCTGTTTTCTGAATATCCCGATGCGGAGGCTGTGGTGTAATACCGCAGAGAATAATTTTTTCAATAAGAAAAGCATCCGATGTTCGGAATATAGATCCAACATTGTGCATGCTACGAATGTTGTCCATAATGATCACAACAGGCAATTTTCTCCTTAATTTATAGTCTCCAATGCTCGGTCTTTTCAGTTCTGTTGTTTTCAGCTTTTTCATTCAGCTTTATTATTTTAATTTTGAAATTCTTTAAGCAAAAGTAGTATAAAAAATAATTCACTTGGGAGCAAAAAAGAAGATTGAGGAAACACCTCTTATGAAGCAATATTTTGCCATTAAAGCAAAACACCCAGATGCAATTCTTCTTTTTCGAGTTGGCGACTTCTATGAGACTTTTGGTGAAGATGCAATTAAGGCTTCAAAAATTCTTGGGATTGTTTTAACAAAAAGAGCGAATGGTTCCAGCCATGTTGAGCTTGCTGGCTTCCCACATCATAGCGTTGATGTCTATTTACCGAAACTAATCAAGTCGGGGCATCGGGTAGCGATTTGTGAACAGCTTGAAGATCCGAAAACAACTAAAAAAATTGTGAAACGTGGTGTTACTGAAATGGTTACACCGGGAACTTCGATCAGTGACAAAATTCTGGAGAATAAGGAGAATAATTTCTTAGCATCTATTAGCTTCTCACAAGGTACAATCGGACTGGCATTTGTTGACCTCTCAACCGGTGAATTCTTGCTAACTGAAGGGGATGCTGATTATGTTGAAAACATGGTTAACACCTTTAATCCTTCTGAAATTATTTATTCAAAGAGCAAACAGGAGGTTTATAAGCAGCTTTTTAATTCAAAAAGATTTACTTTTTTACTCGAGGACTGGCTTTTTAGTTTTGATTTTGCTGAAGAAAAATTGCTCAATCATTTCAAAACAAAAAGCTTAAAAGGATTTGGAATTGACAATCTTCGAAATGGTGTTTGTGCAGCCGGAGTAATTCTTCATTATTTATCTGAAAATAAACATGATCACCTCAAGCATATAAACCAAATAAGTAGGATTGAAAGGGATCGTTTTGTTTGGCTAGACCGTTTCTCAATTCAAAATCTTGAACTTTTGACAAGCATCCAAGTAGGAGGAAAATCTCTTTTTGAAGTTTTAGATCAAAGCCTAACACCAATGGGAGGGCGCTTGCTTCGAAAATGGATGGTTATGCCATTAAAGGATATTCACGCCATTAAGGATCGGCAAGAAATCGTTAAGATTCTGCTTAAAAAAGAAGATTTATCAAGTAACCTTAGTGAAATTCTCTCAAAAATGGGTGATTTGGAAAGGCTCATATCAAGAGTTGCTCTACGAAAAGTAAATCCCAGAGAAATTTTGCATATCGAAAAGTCACTAGAGGGAGTTGAACAAATTATTTCTTTGCTAAAAAAGACTAATTCCAGCCCACTCAAAAAGATTTCAGACAAGTTAAATCCATGTTTAGAAATAAGAAAGAAAATACATGAAACACTTGAAGATGAACCTCCTGCTCAAATTAATAAAGGAGATTTAATTCGTAAGGGGGTTTCTGAAAATCTGGATGAACTGAAA
This sequence is a window from Bacteroidota bacterium. Protein-coding genes within it:
- a CDS encoding RNA methyltransferase — its product is MKKLKTTELKRPSIGDYKLRRKLPVVIIMDNIRSMHNVGSIFRTSDAFLIEKIILCGITPQPPHRDIQKTALGATESVFWEYSKDIYQTILNLKEDNYHIVGLEQADKQIQIEDFIPNQNIKYAIILGNEVSGISDNIMNLLDLCVEIPQEGTKHSLNVSVAAGIMIYHVYQHLKKKAFTKEGL